One genomic window of Halococcus sediminicola includes the following:
- a CDS encoding translation initiation factor IF-2 subunit gamma, whose translation MTRNHQQPEVNIGLVGHVDHGKTTLVQALSGSWTDQHSEEMKRGISIRLGYADATFRECPDRDAPERYTVAEECPDGTESEPLRTVSFVDAPGHETLMATMLSGASIMDGAVLVVSATETVPQAQTQEHLMALDSIGIENIVIAQNKVDLVDNDRARTNYEEIQEFVAGTVAEDAPVVPVSAGQEVNMDLLIQAIEEEIPTPERDPDADARLHVARSFDINRPGTRADELLGGVLGGSLVAGEFQSGEELELRPGREVEHGGQAEWQPITTEIRSLQAGGESVESVTPGGLLGVGTGLDPSLTKGDGLAGQIAGPPGSLPPTRESFTMEVSLLDRIVASADGTEGEDVEPVSTGEPLMLTVGTATTVGSVTSARDEECEVALKRPVCAAAGANIAINRRVGTRWRLIGIGTLTE comes from the coding sequence ATGACACGGAACCACCAACAACCGGAGGTGAACATCGGGCTGGTCGGCCACGTCGACCACGGCAAGACGACGCTCGTGCAGGCGTTGAGCGGGTCGTGGACCGACCAGCACTCAGAGGAGATGAAGCGCGGCATCTCCATCCGGCTCGGCTACGCCGACGCCACATTTAGAGAGTGTCCCGACAGGGACGCGCCCGAACGCTACACCGTTGCCGAGGAGTGTCCGGACGGTACGGAGAGCGAGCCCCTCAGAACGGTGTCGTTCGTCGACGCACCGGGCCACGAGACGCTGATGGCGACGATGCTGTCTGGCGCATCCATCATGGACGGCGCGGTGCTCGTCGTGAGCGCTACTGAAACTGTGCCACAGGCCCAGACCCAAGAACACCTGATGGCGCTCGATAGTATCGGTATCGAGAACATCGTCATCGCCCAGAACAAGGTCGACCTCGTCGATAACGACCGCGCGCGCACGAACTACGAGGAAATCCAGGAGTTCGTCGCCGGAACCGTCGCCGAGGACGCGCCCGTCGTCCCTGTGAGCGCCGGGCAAGAGGTCAACATGGACCTGCTGATCCAGGCCATCGAAGAGGAGATCCCGACGCCCGAACGCGACCCGGACGCCGACGCACGGCTGCACGTCGCGCGGAGTTTCGACATCAACCGACCGGGGACGCGCGCCGACGAACTGCTGGGCGGTGTTCTGGGTGGGAGTCTCGTCGCCGGCGAATTCCAGTCGGGCGAGGAACTCGAACTCCGACCGGGCCGCGAGGTCGAACACGGGGGGCAGGCCGAGTGGCAGCCCATCACGACCGAAATCCGTTCGCTGCAAGCCGGCGGCGAGTCCGTCGAGAGCGTGACGCCCGGCGGGTTGTTGGGAGTCGGCACCGGTCTCGACCCGAGCCTCACGAAGGGCGACGGGCTGGCCGGACAGATCGCCGGTCCGCCGGGGTCGCTACCACCGACACGAGAATCGTTCACGATGGAGGTCTCGCTGCTCGACCGCATCGTCGCCAGCGCCGACGGCACCGAGGGCGAGGACGTCGAACCCGTTTCAACTGGCGAGCCGCTGATGCTCACGGTGGGGACCGCCACCACGGTCGGATCGGTCACGAGCGCGCGCGACGAGGAGTGCGAGGTCGCGCTCAAGCGGCCGGTGTGTGCGGCCGCGGGCGCGAACATCGCCATCAACCGCCGCGTCGGCACGCGCTGGCGGCTCATCGGCATCGGCACGCTGACCGAATGA
- a CDS encoding PIN domain-containing protein — protein MDTNALMMPVEANVRVFEELDRLLTSPELLVPRAVLDELDALAGSHGEEAVAASVGRDLSERCRPIEHEATEADDACVELAGTACELVCTNDRPLAGRVREKGVPTVGLRAKKTLAITEP, from the coding sequence ATGGACACGAACGCGCTGATGATGCCGGTCGAAGCCAACGTGCGAGTCTTCGAGGAGTTGGACCGACTGCTCACGAGCCCCGAACTCCTCGTGCCCCGGGCAGTCCTCGACGAACTCGATGCGCTCGCGGGCAGCCACGGCGAGGAGGCCGTCGCGGCGAGCGTCGGCCGGGATCTGAGCGAGCGCTGCCGGCCGATCGAGCACGAAGCGACCGAGGCCGACGACGCCTGCGTCGAACTCGCCGGCACGGCCTGCGAACTGGTCTGCACGAACGACCGCCCGCTGGCCGGCCGGGTGCGCGAGAAGGGCGTCCCGACCGTCGGACTGCGCGCGAAAAAGACGCTTGCGATCACGGAGCCATAA
- a CDS encoding DNA-directed RNA polymerase, protein MYKRVKLTDTVEVPPQLLADVSAGMVKRLLQDKLEGRLDEDVGSIVSVTEVHDIGDGRVPPGRRDHEGSVYYEAEFDAITFDPQMQEVIDGEVVEIVNFGAFVGIGPIDGLLHVSQISDEYLAYDEDGQMLASRESNQTLGVGDAVRARIVTKSIDERNPRDSKIGLTAKQVGLGKHGWLREDRETAAAGE, encoded by the coding sequence ATGTACAAACGAGTCAAACTCACGGACACGGTGGAGGTACCGCCACAGCTGCTCGCGGACGTCTCCGCGGGGATGGTGAAACGACTGCTGCAGGACAAACTCGAAGGCCGCCTCGACGAGGACGTGGGCAGCATCGTCAGCGTCACCGAGGTCCACGACATCGGCGACGGACGCGTGCCGCCCGGCCGGCGCGACCACGAGGGCTCGGTCTACTACGAGGCCGAGTTCGACGCCATCACCTTCGACCCGCAGATGCAGGAAGTCATCGACGGAGAAGTGGTCGAGATCGTCAACTTCGGCGCATTTGTGGGCATCGGCCCGATCGACGGACTGCTCCACGTCTCACAGATCAGCGACGAGTACCTCGCCTACGACGAGGACGGCCAGATGCTCGCCTCGCGTGAATCGAATCAGACTCTCGGAGTTGGCGACGCCGTGCGGGCGCGCATCGTCACCAAGAGCATCGACGAGCGCAATCCCAGGGATTCGAAGATCGGTCTCACGGCCAAACAGGTGGGCTTGGGCAAGCACGGCTGGCTCCGCGAGGACCGCGAGACAGCGGCGGCGGGTGAGTGA
- the spt4 gene encoding transcription elongation factor subunit Spt4, whose protein sequence is MATRRVCRECHRVLDSPDQQTCPACGSSSLTEDWAGYVVIAHPETSEIASEMQVTEPGRYALKVR, encoded by the coding sequence ATGGCGACGAGACGAGTGTGCAGAGAGTGTCACCGCGTGCTCGATTCGCCCGACCAACAGACCTGTCCGGCCTGTGGGTCATCGAGCCTGACCGAGGACTGGGCGGGCTACGTGGTCATCGCCCATCCCGAGACGAGCGAGATCGCAAGCGAGATGCAGGTCACCGAACCCGGCCGGTACGCGCTGAAGGTGCGTTAG
- a CDS encoding GTP-dependent dephospho-CoA kinase family protein — MTGGESDSDVLLTLPDELRGAFKDPLGSIHTDANCLRPDLGDPVIAVGDVVTRHLTRAGTRPDLAVVDWVTEREALAESERPDIEGYDERIDVENPAAGLSEALLEALRAGIERDGKTVVVVDGEEDLAALPVLLIAPDGASVIYGQPGEGMVHVPVDAEARARAHELLSRMDGDGERLEDILGDY; from the coding sequence GTGACCGGCGGCGAGAGCGATTCGGACGTCCTGCTCACGCTGCCCGACGAACTCCGTGGTGCGTTCAAGGACCCGCTCGGATCCATTCACACCGACGCGAACTGCCTCCGTCCCGACCTCGGCGACCCAGTGATAGCGGTCGGCGACGTCGTCACACGCCATCTCACGCGCGCCGGCACCCGGCCGGACCTCGCGGTCGTCGATTGGGTGACCGAACGCGAGGCGCTCGCCGAGAGCGAACGGCCGGATATCGAGGGCTACGACGAGCGCATCGACGTCGAAAACCCGGCGGCAGGGCTTTCGGAGGCCCTCCTCGAAGCGCTCCGAGCGGGTATCGAGCGGGACGGCAAGACGGTCGTCGTCGTCGATGGCGAGGAGGATCTGGCGGCGCTTCCCGTACTCCTGATCGCCCCGGACGGCGCGAGCGTCATATACGGTCAGCCCGGCGAGGGGATGGTGCACGTCCCGGTCGATGCCGAGGCACGAGCGCGAGCGCACGAACTGCTCTCGCGGATGGACGGCGACGGTGAGCGACTCGAAGACATTCTCGGCGATTACTGA
- a CDS encoding 30S ribosomal protein S24e, which translates to MDIEITREEENPMLHRTDVRFELIHDEETPSRLSVRDSLAARLNKDAGEVVVHELDTKFGMRKTLGYAKVYETSADAREVEQEYMLERNKIGVDDEETEAEAEAEEA; encoded by the coding sequence ATGGACATCGAGATCACCAGAGAGGAGGAGAACCCCATGCTCCATCGGACGGACGTGCGTTTCGAACTCATCCACGACGAGGAGACACCCTCGCGGCTGTCGGTCCGTGACAGCCTCGCTGCGCGGCTGAACAAGGACGCCGGCGAGGTCGTCGTCCACGAACTCGACACGAAGTTCGGGATGCGAAAGACCCTCGGCTACGCGAAGGTCTACGAGACCTCCGCGGACGCCCGCGAGGTCGAACAGGAGTACATGCTCGAACGCAACAAAATCGGCGTCGACGACGAGGAGACCGAGGCCGAAGCCGAGGCGGAGGAAGCCTGA
- a CDS encoding 30S ribosomal protein S27ae, whose translation MARHELYDDDGTTDREQCPRCGDAFLAAHDDRMHCGRCGYTEWN comes from the coding sequence ATGGCGCGCCACGAACTCTACGACGACGATGGCACGACCGACCGCGAGCAGTGCCCCCGGTGTGGCGACGCCTTCCTCGCCGCCCACGACGACCGCATGCACTGCGGTCGCTGTGGCTACACCGAGTGGAATTAG
- a CDS encoding bifunctional N(6)-L-threonylcarbamoyladenine synthase/serine/threonine protein kinase, giving the protein MRVLGIEGTAWAASAAVYDTETGDVSITSEAYQPDSGGLHPREAAEHMREAIPIVVEDALTGTDSIDAVAFSRGPGLGPCLRIAGTAARALALSLDVPLVGVNHMLAHAEIGRHRSGFDSPVCLNASGANAHVLCFRNGRYRVLGETMDTGIGNALDKFTRHVDWSHPGGPKIERAARDGEYTELPYVVTGMDFSFSGIMSAAKEAVDDGTRVEDVCCALQETTFAMLAEVAERALSLTSTTELVLGGGVGQNQRLQAMLGEMCEARGVEFFAPESRFLRDNAGMIAVLGAKMVRAGDTIAVADSRVDSGFRPDQVPVTWRARTETHSRASSGEGELQGAEAVVEIDGERVRKRRLPKSYRHPALDERLRRERVVLEARLTSDARRQGVPTPLVRDVDVREAQLTVERVGDADLRDVLDSKTGESHVRAVAGHLATLHEAGIAHGDPTTRNVRVGASGDDRTYLIDFGLGHYTGDVEDHAMDLHVFEQSLAGTATDPEPLRRGFEEGYAETGTEEVLERLRAIEGRGRYQ; this is encoded by the coding sequence GTGCGCGTACTGGGCATCGAGGGCACCGCGTGGGCAGCGAGCGCGGCCGTTTACGACACCGAGACCGGTGACGTGTCGATAACCTCGGAGGCGTACCAACCCGACAGCGGCGGCCTCCATCCGCGCGAGGCTGCCGAACACATGCGCGAGGCCATTCCCATAGTCGTCGAAGACGCACTGACGGGGACCGACTCGATAGATGCGGTCGCCTTCTCACGTGGGCCCGGTCTCGGCCCGTGTCTGCGCATCGCGGGCACGGCCGCCCGCGCGCTCGCGCTCTCGCTCGACGTCCCGCTCGTCGGCGTGAACCACATGCTCGCCCACGCGGAGATCGGCCGCCATCGATCGGGCTTCGATTCGCCCGTGTGCCTGAACGCCAGCGGCGCGAACGCTCATGTACTGTGCTTTCGAAACGGCCGCTATCGCGTGCTCGGCGAGACGATGGATACTGGAATCGGCAACGCGCTCGACAAGTTCACCCGCCACGTCGACTGGTCACATCCCGGTGGGCCGAAGATCGAGCGCGCTGCACGCGACGGCGAGTATACCGAACTGCCCTACGTCGTCACCGGAATGGATTTTTCCTTCTCGGGCATCATGAGCGCCGCCAAGGAGGCCGTCGACGACGGAACTCGGGTCGAGGACGTCTGCTGTGCCCTCCAGGAGACGACGTTCGCGATGCTCGCCGAAGTGGCCGAGCGCGCGCTCTCGCTCACCTCGACCACGGAACTCGTCCTCGGGGGTGGAGTCGGCCAGAACCAGCGATTACAGGCGATGCTCGGCGAGATGTGCGAGGCCCGTGGCGTCGAGTTCTTCGCGCCCGAAAGCCGCTTCCTGCGCGACAACGCGGGCATGATCGCCGTGCTCGGCGCGAAGATGGTTCGAGCAGGGGACACCATCGCGGTCGCCGATTCGCGGGTCGATTCGGGGTTCCGCCCCGATCAGGTGCCCGTGACGTGGCGCGCGCGGACCGAAACCCACAGTAGAGCGAGTTCGGGCGAGGGCGAACTGCAGGGAGCCGAGGCGGTGGTCGAGATCGACGGCGAGCGCGTGCGAAAGCGTCGTCTGCCGAAATCGTACCGGCACCCGGCGCTCGACGAGCGGTTGCGCCGCGAGCGCGTCGTGCTCGAAGCGCGCCTCACGAGCGACGCGCGCCGGCAGGGCGTGCCGACGCCGCTCGTCCGCGACGTCGACGTACGGGAGGCCCAACTGACCGTCGAGCGCGTCGGGGACGCCGACCTCCGCGACGTGCTTGATTCGAAAACAGGGGAAAGTCACGTGCGCGCGGTCGCCGGCCACCTTGCGACGCTGCACGAGGCGGGCATCGCCCACGGCGACCCGACGACGCGCAACGTCCGCGTGGGCGCGTCGGGCGACGACCGGACCTATCTCATCGACTTCGGTCTCGGCCACTACACCGGCGACGTCGAGGACCACGCGATGGATCTGCACGTCTTCGAGCAGTCGCTCGCGGGCACGGCCACCGACCCCGAGCCACTGCGGCGGGGCTTCGAGGAGGGCTATGCCGAGACGGGAACCGAGGAGGTACTGGAGCGCCTCCGCGCCATCGAGGGGCGCGGGCGCTACCAGTAA
- a CDS encoding DUF5808 domain-containing protein gives MADERPPSGEIFGVPYNFERPSLGRMLSAYWQPGDDMLVKKPFGVGYTLNLANWRSWVVLAVAAALLAQENRSESEEYEDTEEPVEVIVD, from the coding sequence ATGGCAGACGAGCGACCACCGTCCGGCGAGATATTCGGCGTCCCGTACAACTTCGAGCGACCGAGCCTCGGGCGAATGCTGTCGGCGTACTGGCAGCCCGGCGACGACATGCTGGTGAAGAAGCCGTTCGGCGTCGGCTACACCCTCAACCTCGCCAACTGGCGGTCGTGGGTCGTCCTCGCGGTCGCGGCCGCGCTGCTCGCCCAGGAAAACCGCAGCGAGAGCGAGGAGTACGAAGACACGGAGGAGCCGGTCGAAGTCATCGTCGATTAG
- a CDS encoding non-canonical purine NTP pyrophosphatase → MLQYVTTNEGKVREAREYMDCEQFAYDYTEIQHVDLGAIAAHGAREAYREAGNPVLVDDAGLFVDSLGGFPGPYSSYAEDTLGIERVQRLVAGEEDHRASFRCVLAYCDGADFAASPDPVDRDERALAAADGEHQSDSGVPVKLFEGTVRGRIVSPRGDGGFGYDPIFEHEGTTMAEMSTEEKNAISHRGRALAKFGEWFAER, encoded by the coding sequence ATGCTCCAGTACGTGACGACCAACGAGGGCAAGGTCCGCGAGGCGCGCGAGTACATGGACTGCGAACAGTTCGCGTACGACTACACCGAGATCCAGCACGTGGACCTCGGTGCGATAGCGGCCCACGGCGCGCGCGAGGCCTATCGGGAGGCCGGCAACCCCGTACTCGTCGACGACGCCGGCCTGTTCGTCGATTCTTTGGGAGGGTTTCCCGGCCCGTACTCCTCGTACGCCGAGGACACCCTCGGCATCGAACGCGTCCAGCGACTCGTCGCGGGCGAGGAAGATCATCGGGCGTCCTTCCGGTGTGTGCTCGCGTACTGCGACGGCGCGGACTTCGCGGCGAGTCCCGACCCGGTGGACAGGGACGAGCGCGCGCTCGCGGCCGCAGACGGCGAGCACCAGAGCGATTCGGGCGTGCCAGTCAAGCTCTTCGAGGGCACAGTCAGAGGGCGCATCGTTTCGCCGCGCGGCGACGGCGGCTTCGGCTACGATCCGATCTTCGAACACGAAGGGACGACGATGGCCGAGATGAGTACTGAAGAAAAGAACGCCATCTCCCATCGCGGGCGCGCGCTGGCGAAGTTCGGGGAATGGTTTGCTGAGCGATAG
- a CDS encoding GNAT family N-acetyltransferase codes for MTGRFDCVWLEIESMDVRPATYEDRAALPKVHTAAVEAFGPDGYSVEEVHEWAGADERSPNDYAIDVGGEHFTVAVRNDEVAGFGHLVLDVKEVQAIYVHPDHARHGVGSTLLAELEGYARGRGLRKLNLLSSLNAVGFYERAGYERVGEGESPGGLAVVGMEKRL; via the coding sequence ATGACCGGTCGGTTTGATTGCGTGTGGCTGGAAATCGAGAGCATGGATGTTCGCCCCGCGACCTACGAGGACCGCGCCGCGCTCCCGAAAGTACACACGGCCGCTGTCGAGGCGTTCGGTCCCGACGGCTACAGTGTGGAAGAGGTCCACGAGTGGGCCGGAGCCGACGAGCGCTCGCCCAACGATTACGCGATCGATGTCGGGGGCGAACATTTCACCGTTGCCGTTAGGAACGACGAAGTCGCTGGCTTCGGCCACCTCGTTCTCGATGTGAAGGAGGTTCAGGCCATCTACGTTCATCCCGACCACGCACGCCACGGCGTCGGGAGCACACTGCTCGCCGAACTTGAGGGATACGCCCGCGGTCGCGGACTTCGAAAACTGAACCTCCTGTCGTCGCTGAATGCCGTCGGGTTCTACGAGCGAGCGGGCTACGAGCGGGTCGGCGAGGGCGAGAGTCCGGGCGGGCTGGCGGTCGTCGGGATGGAAAAGCGGCTGTAG
- a CDS encoding DUF7384 family protein: MDEPRPARVVADADVLAADLLCGGDAREALDIVRAHSWVSLIASDPLLADARAVVARLADPALADDWRERVDDLRVRVDHPSRDHPALASAAAGDAAHVLSFDDSLRTARAGMRIREHVATSVKHPRGFCGLFDPEKLHPTVVGGDYPGPDRDPRA, encoded by the coding sequence ATGGATGAGCCACGGCCCGCGCGCGTCGTCGCGGACGCCGACGTACTCGCGGCCGACCTGCTCTGTGGCGGGGACGCCCGCGAGGCACTCGACATCGTCCGTGCACACTCGTGGGTGTCGCTGATCGCGAGCGACCCGCTGCTCGCCGATGCCCGCGCCGTCGTCGCGCGCCTCGCCGACCCCGCTCTCGCCGACGACTGGCGCGAACGCGTCGACGACCTTCGAGTGCGCGTCGACCATCCCTCGAGGGACCATCCGGCACTCGCCTCGGCAGCGGCGGGCGACGCCGCCCACGTGCTCTCGTTCGACGACTCGCTCCGGACCGCGAGAGCCGGCATGCGCATCCGCGAACACGTTGCCACGAGCGTCAAACATCCCCGGGGGTTCTGCGGGCTGTTCGATCCCGAAAAGCTCCATCCGACGGTCGTCGGCGGCGACTATCCCGGCCCGGACCGCGACCCGCGGGCATGA
- a CDS encoding DoxX family protein, translating into MDDPSRFKRPLRYVMGLLYVGAGVLHFVAPKRYAHVVPPRFPRPVALVYLSGIAEVVLGTGVLLRRTRRRSAWGIVALLIAVFPANVHMATGDVATDAVSDWAEGITRAALWVRLPLQAVLVLWAWWYTRPSERTA; encoded by the coding sequence ATGGACGACCCGAGCCGATTCAAGCGACCGCTCCGGTACGTGATGGGGCTGCTCTACGTCGGCGCTGGCGTGCTGCACTTCGTCGCCCCGAAACGGTATGCCCACGTCGTCCCGCCCCGGTTCCCGCGCCCGGTCGCACTCGTCTATCTCTCCGGCATCGCGGAGGTCGTCCTCGGAACCGGCGTCTTGCTCCGCCGGACGCGGCGTCGGTCCGCGTGGGGCATCGTCGCGCTCCTGATCGCGGTCTTTCCGGCGAACGTCCACATGGCGACCGGCGACGTGGCGACCGATGCGGTCTCCGACTGGGCCGAGGGCATTACCCGGGCGGCGCTGTGGGTCCGACTCCCGCTCCAAGCCGTCCTGGTGCTCTGGGCATGGTGGTACACGCGCCCGTCCGAACGCACCGCCTGA